The Armatimonadota bacterium nucleotide sequence GCGCTATAACACCATCTGAAACCTCGCGCTTGATAAGCTGTGCAGTAGATAGGTCGCAGGTATCGCTCAAAGCAATGAAATCGCCAAATGAGGAGACCCTATCCGCACCGCGAGCACGAGCGTAGGCAATAGCGAGCGGAGATAAGTCCATATCATCAACAAAATATGCCTTTTTCAAAGTATCAGACAGCGGCAATCCCACGGCAGCTCCAGCTGGGCTCACGTGCTTAAATGACGCTGCGGCCGGTAGATTGAGCGCCGCCTTAAGTTCTCGGACTAGCTGCCAAGCGTTCAGAGCATCAAGAAAATTAATATACCCTGGCGCGCCGTTTAGGATTTCTATTTTGGGACTTCTGTCAGTCAAGATGACCTGTGCAGGTTTTTGATGTGGATTCATACCATACCTAAGTGGAATAACTTGCTGATCCATTTATTTTCCTCCCTTATATCCGGCTAAATTAATAATTTTATAATCAGGTCACCAGAACCTATTATACTTCCAATTTTTGCCTACTGCCCACGTAAAAATAAAAAGCCTGGGCGTTTTTTGCCCAGGCGATCGGCATTCAATAGATATTGGCGCTCCATTGCGGTCCATTCCGCTCATTCGCCAGTCACGCCGAAACAATGATAGCTTTTCCCACGCCTAATGTCAAGAAGACTCCAAATCTGCAACTTTTGCTGCAAAGCGCCTACCCGCACTTGGAGAACCCGCAAAAGCGGCAAACAATGCATCCAGATTCGTGTTCGACAGCACTGCCGCAGTCAGGGCAAGCACCAACAAGATTGTCTAGCGGGCTCTGCCATTTGCTTACTGTCTCTACCGGCTCGCCTGTCTGCTTGTATTGAAGGTAATGTTCAAGAGCAATTCCAATAGCATCGGGACATGAGAGTACTCGGCCTCCTTGATCCCATGCTGGCGAGGGACAAACATTCCCCCTCAGCTGTTTGATGATGGATTCAGGCTTAACCCCAGCTCGAAGAGCCGCCGAGATAACGCGCGACACCGCATCAAGCTGAGATGAGGCACATCCACCAGATTTTCCCATTCTAGCAAAAACTTCACATAGACCTTCGCTATCTTCGTTTATCGTCACGTATAGATTTCCGCAACCCGTTTTAACTTTCTCGGTCACACCAAACGTCCGAACCGGCCTTGGTCGCGGCTGAAGCACACCGGTCTCGGAATTTGATGTAGATTCCTTTTTGCTAGTGCCAACGCTCAGCACTTGTTCTTCACGGCTGCCGTCCCGGTAGACAGTAACGCCTTTGCAACCCAAACGGTAGGCAAGCTTGAAGACTTCCGCTACATCTTCGGTTGTTGCGGAATTCGGGAAGTTGACGGTTTTCGAAACCGCATTGTCTACGTATTTTTGGAATGCTGCCTGCATCTTTACATGCCACACAGGCGCAATGTCGTGAGCCGTAACAAATATGCGCTGAACTTCCGTTGGTACTTCGGCTATTCCTTTTACTGTGCCACGTACAGCGATTTCCTTCATCAGGGCATCGCTATAGAATCCTCGCTCTCTGGCAATTTTCTCGAATAATGGATTGACTTCTACAAGCTGGGTCCCATCGAGAACTGTACGGATGTATGCAACTGCAAACAGTGGTTCTATTCCGCTTGAGCACCCAGCGATTATTGACAGAGTACCAGTTGGGGCAATGGTTGTCACTGTTGCATTTCTCATTCGGGTTCCCTCTGGCACATCGTAGATGCTTCCCTCGAAATTTGGAAATGCTCCTCGTTCAGCGGCAAGTTCCGCGGACATCTGTCTAGCTTCGGTTTGGATGAACGACATCACTTCCTCTGCCAAAGTGATTGCTTGCTCAGAATCATAAGGTATACCTAGCATAATTAGCATATCTGCAAAGCCCATAACCCCTAGCCCAATCTTGCGGTTGCCTTTGACCATCTTATCAATTTGCACCAGAGGGTATTTGCTGACATCAATGACGTCATCAAGGAATCTAACCGCCATCCTAACGGCCTTCCCCAATCTCATGTAATCTACCGCAGGCTCACCTCCAGAGTTAGCAACGAATTTTGACAAATTAATTGAGCCCAGATTACATGCCTCATAGGGGAGGAGCGGCTGTTCACCACACGGATTTGTCGATTCAATCTCTCCAAGCTTTGGAGTAGGGTTGTCACGGTTGATACGGTCAATGAAAATAATCCCCGGCTCACCGTTCCGCCACGCCATGTTTACTATCAAATCGAAGACTTTGCGCGCATTTAGCGATTTTGTTTTTTGGCCTGTGCGAGGATTGATTAGGTCGTAGTCCTGATTTTTCTCGACAGCTTCCATGAACTGTTCGGTAACAAGAACGGAGATATTGAAATTGGTAAGCCGGTTGTTGTCCTTTTTTGCTGTAATGAAATCAAGGATATCAGGGTGATCTACACGCAGGCAACCCATATTCGCTCCCCTACGGGTGCCGCCCTGCTTAATAGCCTCGGTAGCCGCGTTAAAAACCTCCATAAAGGAAATTGGGCCACTGGAAACGCCGTTGGTAGATTGGACGACGTCTTTCGCTGGCCTGAGGCGTGAGAATGAGAATCCCGTGCCCCCACCACTCTTATGAATGAGCGCAGTGTGCTTGATGGTTTCGAAGATGCTCTCCATTGTATCTTCGATAGGCAAAACAAAACATGCGGCTAGTTGGCCCAGCTTCCTTCCTGCATTCATCAGCGTAGGACTGTTTGGCAGGAATTCTAGCTCTGACATCATTCGGTAAAACTCGGCTTCGATTTCCCTGACCTCATCATCGGACTTACCATACAGACGCTCTGCTGCCGCGACCGCATTAGCGACGCGATGGAACATACCCTCGGGCGTTTCAATTGGGTTGCCCTGCTCATCTTTTCTAAGATAACGCCTTTCTAAAACAGTGATTGCGTTCTTGGTGAGCATCTTCGACCCCTCCTAAGAAAATTTTAGCCGGATTCCACCGGCGAAAAACCTCTAAGTAATGCAAACGCAGGGCTGAATCCAGAGTGATCAAAATTTCAATGCAGTCTGAAGACGACCCTGACTTTGTAAATTGTTATCCAGCCGAAGCTGGACAGCGCCGTTGGCATTTGTGTGCTCTTCAATTGCCTGCCAAATCTGCATCAAGAACTTCTACGAGTTCTTTGAACTGCGTTACATCTTCGAATTGACGGTAGACAGACGCAAATCTTACATAAGCAACTTGGTCCAGGCGTCTGAGCTTCTCGATAACCATATCGCCAATCTCGGATGAGCGCACCTCCTTTTCACCACGATTGTAGAGTGTGCGCTCAATTTCATCTGCGGCAGCTTCAAGTTGTGCAACGCTAACCGGCCGCTTCTCGCAGGCAGTAATCATTCCCTTAAGTAATTTTGAACGGTCGAAAGGCTCCCGCCGTTCGTCTTTTTTCACCACGACAAGACGAAGTTCTTCTATTTCCTCGTACGTAGTAAATCTCCTACCACATTCGAGGCATTCTCGGCGACGGCGGATTCCCTCTCCATCACGAACCGAGCGGGAGTCTAAAACCTTGTCATTATTTTGACCGCAATAAGGACATTTCATGATAAAACTTGGATGCGCATCCACAAGATATTGTGGTGTTTTTAGATTATCACACAATATATTCCATGTCAAGGGATTTATTAAAAACAAAAAAAGTTTTCTAAAGTTTTTTCAATTTAGCGGTTCTAAGCTTATGAGGCAAACTTCCCAGGCCAAAAGTCATACGTCGGGATATCGAGGACTATGCCAATGATTGTCCACAAGCATCCGATTGTGATTTCGCCGAGAATCAATCCATAGAAGAACGGAAGTGCTCGTTTGTATTGAGATAGCCCGCCGAACTTTAAAGTGAGGAGTTTTGCAGTGCTCCCTATGAAAAGCGGCATCCAAAGCTGTGCCACTCCCCAGCTACTCGCAAGGCCATATGCTAAAGGATGGAATGGGAACCAAAGAAAACGAACTCTCATCCATCCGAGGAACATCGAGCCAAGGAACCCAACACCAACAAACATAAATGCCGTTGGGTTCGGCGGAAAAGGCTGTTTCATCCAGCCTGCAAGTTGGTTATAAACTTCTTTCCCAAAGCCGAGTGCCCACTGCTCCATATTTGCAGTGGCGCCACCGTTTTGATAGTAGGTGTGCAGGAGCATCCAAAACCCAATTGGCATAGCGTAGATTGCGGCAATTCCAACAGCATAAAACATTTGGCGGGCATGGCTATCTGTCCGTTCCGAGAGCTTGTAACCCTCCATTTCGTGCGGTGATGGATGGCTTGCATAAGTTCTGTTAAACCAATAAAACATTGAGAATCCAACCAAATCTTGGGGGGAAAGATTTTGCGTCCCGGCTGCTGTTACTATGGGATTTTGAGGACCCATTACGTGCATGTCGTGCGTTGGGAAACCAAGTTCAGCTCGAATTCGACTTACAATGACTGCAAACATAAAATAAAGTACAAAGAAAATAACTATTATTAATGGTGACATACCCATCCGATAGGCAAAAAGACTGAGGAATAGAATGCCAGCAATTGCTCCAAGAATTGCTGTTCGGTAGCTGATTGCCTCTCTTGATTCATCAATTTCGCGGGTTTTTAGGAATGCCGTTCGGAATACCTTTTTAAGGTAGTGGCGACCGGTCCACATACTCATAACAAAAAAGCCAAGATATGCCCCATATGCCTGGCTGTTTACAAACGGATAAGCTCGATCAAAACCGCCGCCAACAACCATCAGCTCATGCAACCCCAGCAAATGACTCGCCACCAACTCGAGTTTCACAAGCCAATAAAAGAACCAGCATGAGAATGAAAGTTCAAACGGCATCAAGAATGCAATGCCGATTGCCCAAAAATAGAAACCCAGGGGAATTCCACCCATTGATTTCCAGGGTTGGTTGACGATGTACTTACCAATGTCCCTGCGCACGATTTGGATATGGGGAACAGATGGGAAAAGATAATTTAAGCCGGCAAGCAGGGTTAGCATGCCCGAGAAAGCAAAACCTATCCACATATATTTGTTTTTAAATAGCGAACCCGTCTCGTCGGTCATTTCTAAAGGAAGCATTACCACAGGGAATGTCAATCTCTCGGACTCTATCCAGTGCTTGCGAAATATACTATTTATACAAAGCATGGTTATTATCAAAACAAAGCAAAACACAGACCAAGAAATGACGGGTATTATCCACGGAGTAAAGTTTGCTGGGTCGTAGAGCGTCGAATTACCATAATAGAAGTTCCGCAATGACTTCGGGTCGCTTACTGTTAGCCATTTTGGCAGACGGTGAAGGAACATGTTCGCCCAGTTGTTTTCTGGCGATTGGAAAAAGAATGCATAGCCAATCAACGAGACAAGGATTTCCATCATGTTGTGCGAAAGTACAGCACTTGTTATG carries:
- a CDS encoding vitamin B12-dependent ribonucleotide reductase, which gives rise to MLTKNAITVLERRYLRKDEQGNPIETPEGMFHRVANAVAAAERLYGKSDDEVREIEAEFYRMMSELEFLPNSPTLMNAGRKLGQLAACFVLPIEDTMESIFETIKHTALIHKSGGGTGFSFSRLRPAKDVVQSTNGVSSGPISFMEVFNAATEAIKQGGTRRGANMGCLRVDHPDILDFITAKKDNNRLTNFNISVLVTEQFMEAVEKNQDYDLINPRTGQKTKSLNARKVFDLIVNMAWRNGEPGIIFIDRINRDNPTPKLGEIESTNPCGEQPLLPYEACNLGSINLSKFVANSGGEPAVDYMRLGKAVRMAVRFLDDVIDVSKYPLVQIDKMVKGNRKIGLGVMGFADMLIMLGIPYDSEQAITLAEEVMSFIQTEARQMSAELAAERGAFPNFEGSIYDVPEGTRMRNATVTTIAPTGTLSIIAGCSSGIEPLFAVAYIRTVLDGTQLVEVNPLFEKIARERGFYSDALMKEIAVRGTVKGIAEVPTEVQRIFVTAHDIAPVWHVKMQAAFQKYVDNAVSKTVNFPNSATTEDVAEVFKLAYRLGCKGVTVYRDGSREEQVLSVGTSKKESTSNSETGVLQPRPRPVRTFGVTEKVKTGCGNLYVTINEDSEGLCEVFARMGKSGGCASSQLDAVSRVISAALRAGVKPESIIKQLRGNVCPSPAWDQGGRVLSCPDAIGIALEHYLQYKQTGEPVETVSKWQSPLDNLVGACPDCGSAVEHESGCIVCRFCGFSKCG
- the nrdR gene encoding transcriptional regulator NrdR; this encodes MKCPYCGQNNDKVLDSRSVRDGEGIRRRRECLECGRRFTTYEEIEELRLVVVKKDERREPFDRSKLLKGMITACEKRPVSVAQLEAAADEIERTLYNRGEKEVRSSEIGDMVIEKLRRLDQVAYVRFASVYRQFEDVTQFKELVEVLDADLAGN